In Methanotorris formicicus Mc-S-70, the genomic stretch GTTGGAAGTAGTTCTATACATTTTATAATGAGAAATAATTATAACAAACAGATAGTTAAATTGAAAAATATATATGGAAATGTAAGTATAATAAGTAAAATAAAAAAAGCAATTTACAAATCTACATACTGTATTCATTGTGGGGCATGTGAGGTAGAATGTCCTACGGGGGCATTAGTTACTATCCCAAAAGTAAGCATAAACGAAAATCTATGCAACCATTGTGGAAACTGTATAAATTTCATAGATAAAGGTTGTCTAATGACTAAATCTTTATGGATAAGAAAAGGTGAAAATATGAAAAAACTTTCGGGATTTGGAAAATATCTAACTTTCGGTATGAGGGGACACTGGCTAAGGGATTACTTAAATAAATTAGATGAATGGCATAGCAATAATAACTTAGGGAATAAGCAAGTAGATGCAATGATTGCATGGTTGAGGGATAGTGAATTAGTGGATAACTCAAAATCAAAGAAAGCTACGGAATTATCCAAAAAACTATCAAAAATAATAAATACTAACGAAAAAATTGCATGGGAAATTATATGGACAAATTTGTTCTATAATTCGTCTGTTGTTAATTGATATGTGTTAAATGTTCCTCATGGAAAGACATATACCACTAACGAACTAAAAGACATGGTTGCAAATTCTTTTGATAATTTATCAGAAAGAACAATTTCAAGTGGAATTACTTCATTGGTAAATATGTTCGAAACTACACCATTAGGAAAGGAACTAAAAGTTGGTGTAGTTGAAAAAAAAGGTAATAAAAGACATGTCTCTAAGATTGGAACTAACGAAATTCACCCATTAGTTATTGGATACATTTTGTATAAAATAGGGGAAGAAAGAAATATCACAGAATTTACAGTATCGCAACTATACGAAGAGGACTGGGGTAGTCCATACAATTTATTTGGGGTTTCAAGAGAGAGATTAGAAAATACATTAAGATATTTACAAGAAAAAGATTTGATTAGTGTTGATTTAGTTGCTGGGTTGGATAATATTAGATTGAAAGATTATATTAAATCTATTGATATCGTAGATATGATTGTGAGGGGGTGAGGGGTGTGGCATTAAAATATAAGGATATTATTGGATTGTATGAGTCGTTTTCTCCTGTTTATGATTTAGAAAAAGAAGGAAGAGATGAATGGAAAAGATTTATTCCAAATTCAAAGTTTTATATGGTTTTAAAAGAAGTCTTAAACAGCATAGAGTCATCTGAAAGAAAAGATAGGAAATCATTTCTTATTCAAGGGACTTATGGAACTGGAAAAACACACATGACAAGTGTTATTAAACATTTATTGTGGGATGAAGATATTAATGATTTTTTGGAAAGAATAGAAAATGTTCATTTAAGAGAAAGATTAAGGAATTTTAGAAAAAATAATAAGGCATTTCCAGTAATTATCAAAGGTTTATCGAATATAACAGATAGTAGGTCATTTACAATTGTTTTACAAAAACATATAAAAGAAGCTCTAAAAAAAGAGGGTATTGAAATAACAACAAAAAGTGATTTTGAAGTTATGTTGTATCATTTAAAAGAAAATCCTGCTAATATAGATTTTGATTCATGGATTAAAGAGAATAAAGAATTGAAGATAAGAATAGGGAATAAAGAAAGATTAATAAAGAAATTGGAAGAAAATGATGTAGAAATATTAAGAATATTGGAAAATGCATGGATAGAAAAAGGATTAAATCCTCCTGCATTTAAAAATATAAGAGAGTGGCTTATAGAAGTAAGTGAAGAACTGAAAAATAAGGGTATTAGTTATTTAATAATATATTGGGATGAATTTACAAATGTTTTGGAAAAGGGTTTGGATGCATTAACAGAAGTTCAAAGTATTGCAGAACTTTCAAAAGATTATAATATTTTCTTACTCGTTGTAAGCCATAGAACATCATTAACATCAAGTAAATTGAGTGAAGATGACATCAAAAAAATTAAGGATAGATTTATTGAACTTCACTATGAAATGGAACCAATAACCACTTATCATATATTAGAGTCAGCGATTAGAAAAATTGATAAAAATAAGCGAGAACAGTTGAAAAATGAAAAAATCACTGATGGTGTCAGAAAATTAATTAAAAAGATAGCTGGTGAAAATCAAGAAATTAAAAAAATTATTGAGAATTTATTCCCAATTCATCCATATTCTTCATATCTTTCAACATATATTGCAAGAACTTTAGGGTCTGCAAACAGAAGTGTATTTCAGTTTTTGTATGATGATAATCATGGTTTTAAGAAATTTATAATGGAAAATCCAACAGAAAATGGAGGATATTTCTTAACAAGTGATTATTTATGGGATTACTTTAAAGATATATTTGAAAATGAGTACTATGAAAAATTTGGACAAATATTAGAAAAATATAAACTTCATAATGAAAAATTAAAAAATAAATGTTCTGAATATGAAGCAATATTTAAAGCCATATTATTATTGAATGTTTTATATAGCACTATTAGAATTGATGAAATAGAAGAAAATTCATTATTGCTGCCAAATATTAAGAATATAAAAAACATGTTTATTGGAACAGAATATTATGAAGATGTTGAAAAAGTTTTGAATTATTTAGACGAAATGGGTATTATCCAAAGAAGCCCAAATGATGAATATATTATATCTACATCGTCATTACCTTTGA encodes the following:
- a CDS encoding DUF6079 family protein, translating into MALKYKDIIGLYESFSPVYDLEKEGRDEWKRFIPNSKFYMVLKEVLNSIESSERKDRKSFLIQGTYGTGKTHMTSVIKHLLWDEDINDFLERIENVHLRERLRNFRKNNKAFPVIIKGLSNITDSRSFTIVLQKHIKEALKKEGIEITTKSDFEVMLYHLKENPANIDFDSWIKENKELKIRIGNKERLIKKLEENDVEILRILENAWIEKGLNPPAFKNIREWLIEVSEELKNKGISYLIIYWDEFTNVLEKGLDALTEVQSIAELSKDYNIFLLVVSHRTSLTSSKLSEDDIKKIKDRFIELHYEMEPITTYHILESAIRKIDKNKREQLKNEKITDGVRKLIKKIAGENQEIKKIIENLFPIHPYSSYLSTYIARTLGSANRSVFQFLYDDNHGFKKFIMENPTENGGYFLTSDYLWDYFKDIFENEYYEKFGQILEKYKLHNEKLKNKCSEYEAIFKAILLLNVLYSTIRIDEIEENSLLLPNIKNIKNMFIGTEYYEDVEKVLNYLDEMGIIQRSPNDEYIISTSSLPLKEVEGEKKELKERYKSVVDILSPDDKDKLRRLFDNVLRETEIEIFGSDISKQVLINRLSKVFKKDYTLHIAFFVAKNEEEITYIKNLIKEIWENSEFKDIIYIVSEAELSEKNFNDWIEYKARAEVAKNHSFKEDEARYEEYAKKIIDNWISKIRSGYIHWFLEPSDNKEEASQISSRINELSKEIFWCGLENIEWITRNENLWRRSSNKVIEHILFADNRDDFEERLKGEHKLLKYILKDEYGNWIVGLDLKLLDYVNDEHPVVKICEEVEKTLNMEKEKSSIIHLGDTLRFLRKKPYGLYKNTVSMVIMAYIMRYYIGRLYEVGSGKSIEKHKMKDKVISLFKYWESGKDRDKLKVRFGTEEEEKLIETLQDVFNISDAESLNDIKWKIREKIDEIGYPYGVLKKL
- a CDS encoding DUF4007 family protein, with the protein product MLNVPHGKTYTTNELKDMVANSFDNLSERTISSGITSLVNMFETTPLGKELKVGVVEKKGNKRHVSKIGTNEIHPLVIGYILYKIGEERNITEFTVSQLYEEDWGSPYNLFGVSRERLENTLRYLQEKDLISVDLVAGLDNIRLKDYIKSIDIVDMIVRG